The genomic segment TTCGACCTTTGTTCATCCCACAGCGGTCGTTGAGCCCAACGTCAAACTGGGTCGCCGTGTGCGCATCGGGCCTTATGCTGTCATCGGCTCCACTGTTGAACTGGGCGATGGCGTCGAGGTGGATGCTCATGCGGTCATCGAAGGACGGACCACGATCGGCGAAAACAGCCGGATCTTCAGCTTCTCATCGGTTGGCAAACCCCCCCAGGATATTCACTATGCCGGTCAGGCGACCTGCGTGGAGATCGGACGCAACTGCTCCATTCGCGAATATGTCTCCATCCACCGAGGTACGGAGGAGGGGGGTGGGCTCACCCGGGTCGGCGATGGTTGCATGATCATGGCCTATTCCCACGTAGCCCACGATTGCCGCGTCGGTGACCACGTCATCATGGCCAATGGCGCCACCCTCGCCGGACATGTGGAGATCCAGGATCATGCAGTAATCGGAGGTTTGACGGCCATCCACCAATATGCACGGATAGGCCGTAATGCATTCATTGGCGGAGCTTCGGCGGTCTCCATGGATGTCATCCCCTTCGCTTCCGCCGCTGGCAACCGATCCAAGATCGTCGGTGTCAATGTCGTTGGCCTGCGGCGGCATCGTTTCTCCGAAGAGACCATCAAGGCGATTCGCAACGCGCACCGGATTATTTTTCGCTCCAATC from the Magnetococcales bacterium genome contains:
- the lpxA gene encoding acyl-ACP--UDP-N-acetylglucosamine O-acyltransferase, translated to MSDSTFVHPTAVVEPNVKLGRRVRIGPYAVIGSTVELGDGVEVDAHAVIEGRTTIGENSRIFSFSSVGKPPQDIHYAGQATCVEIGRNCSIREYVSIHRGTEEGGGLTRVGDGCMIMAYSHVAHDCRVGDHVIMANGATLAGHVEIQDHAVIGGLTAIHQYARIGRNAFIGGASAVSMDVIPFASAAGNRSKIVGVNVVGLRRHRFSEETIKAIRNAHRIIFRSNLRLEKAIEELERQHHSLPEIQYILEFLQTTQRGICR